A portion of the Jaculus jaculus isolate mJacJac1 chromosome 5, mJacJac1.mat.Y.cur, whole genome shotgun sequence genome contains these proteins:
- the Kif5b gene encoding kinesin-1 heavy chain, whose protein sequence is MADPAECNIKVMCRFRPLNESEVNRGDKYVAKFQGEDTVVIASKPYAFDRVFQSSTSQEQVYNDCAKKIVKDVLEGYNGTIFAYGQTSSGKTHTMEGKLHDPEGMGIIPRIVQDIFNYIYSMDENLEFHIKVSYFEIYLDKIRDLLDVSKTNLSVHEDKNRVPYVKGCTERFVCSPDEVMDTIDEGKSNRHVAVTNMNEHSSRSHSIFLINVKQENTQTEQKLSGKLYLVDLAGSEKVSKTGAEGAVLDEAKNINKSLSALGNVISALAEGSTYVPYRDSKMTRILQDSLGGNCRTTIVICCSPSSYNESETKSTLLFGQRAKTIKNTVCVNVELTAEQWKKKYEKEKEKNKTLRNTIQWLENELNRWRNGETVPVEEQFDKEKANLEAFTVDKDTTITNDKPAATIGVTGSFTDAERRTCEEELAKLYKQLDDKDEEINQQSQLVEKLKTQMLDQEELLASTRRDQDNMQAELNRLQAENDASKEEVKEVLQALEELAVNYDQKSQEVEEKTKEYELLSDELNQKSATLASIDAELQKLKEMTNHQKKRAAEMMASLLKDLAEIGIAVGNNDVKQPEGTGVIDEEFTVARLYISKMKSEVKTMVKRCKQLESAQTESNKKMEENEKELAACQLRISQHEAKIKSLTEYLQNVEQKKRQLEESVDSLSEELVQLRAQEKVHEMEKEHLNKVQTANEVKQAVEQQIQSHRETHQKQISSLRDEVEAKEKLITDLQDQNQKMMLEQERLRVEHEKLKATDQEKSRKLHELTVMQDRREQARQDLKGLEETVAKELQTLHNLRKLFVQDLATRVKKSAEMDSDDTGGSAAQKQKISFLENNLEQLTKVHKQLVRDNADLRCELPKLEKRLRATAERVKALESALKEAKENASRDRKRYQQEVDRIKEAVRSKNMARRGHSAQIAKPIRPGQHPAASPTHPGAIRGGGTFVQNNQPVALRGGGGKQV, encoded by the exons ATGTACTTGAGGGATACAATGGAACAATATTTGCATATGGACAAACGTCTTCAGGAAAGACACATACAATGGAG GGTAAACTTCATGATCCAGAGGGCATGGGGATTATCCCAAGGATAGTgcaagatatttttaattatatttactcCATGGATGAAAACTTGGAATTTCATATTAAG gtttcatattttgaaatatatttggaTAAAATAAGGGACCTATTGGATG tttcaaAGACCAATCTTTCAGTTCATGAAGACAAAAACCGTGTTCCTTATGTAAAG GGATGCACAGAGCGTTTTGTATGTAGTCCAGATGAAGTTATGGACACCATAGATGAAGGAAAGTCCAACAGGCATGTGGCAGTTACGA ATATGAATGAACATAGCTCTAGAAGTCACAGTATATTTCTTATTAATGTAAAACAAGAGAACACACAAACGGAACAAAAACTGAGTGGAAAACTTTATCTGGTTGATTTAGCTGGTAGTGAGAAG GTTAGTAAAACTGGAGCTGAAGGGGCTGTGCTGGATGAAGCTAAGAATATCAACAAGTCGCTGTCTGCACTGGGGAATGTCATTTCTGCCTTGGCTGAGGGTAGT aCATACGTTCCATATCGAGATAGTAAAATGACAAGAATTCTTCAAGATTCATTAGGTGGCAACTGTAGAACCACTATTGTAATTTGCTGTTCTCCATCATCGTACAATGAATCTGAAACCAAATCCACACTCCTTTTTGGTCAAAG GGCCAAAACAATTAAGAACACAGTGTGTGTCAATGTAGAGTTAACTGCAGAGCAATGGAAAAAGaagtatgaaaaagaaaaagaaaaaaataagacccTACGGAACACCATTCAGTGGCTTGAAAATGAACTGAACCGATGGCGTAATG GGGAGACAGTGCCTGTTGAAGAGCAGTTTGACAAAGAAAAGGCCAACCTGGAGGCCTTCACAGTGGATAAAGACACAACCATTACCAATGATAAGCCGGCAGCTACAATTGGCGTTACTGGAAGCTTTACTGATGCTGAAAGAAGAACATGTGAAGAAGAACTGGCCAAGTTGTATAAACAACTTGACGACAAG GATGAAGAGATTAATCAACAGAGTCAGCTGGTTGAGAAACTGAAGACACAAATGTTGGATCAGGAAGAG CTTTTGGCATCCACAAGAAGGGATCAAGACAACATGCAGGCTGAGCTGAATCGGCTCCAGGCAGAAAACGACGCCTCTAAGGAAGAAGTGAAGGAGGTTTTACAGGCTCTGGAGGAGCTGGCGGTGAACTACGACCAGAAGTCTCAGGAGGTTGAGGAGAAAACTAAGGAGTATGAGTTGCTCAGTGATGAGTTGAATCAGAAATCT GCTACTTTAGCGAGCATTGATGCGGAGCTCCAGAAACTTAAGGAAATGACCAACCACCAGAAGAAACGGGCAGCAGAGATGATGGCCTCTTTACTCAAAGACCTTGCAGAGATAGGAATTGCTGTGGGCAATAATGATGTGAAG CAGCCTGAGGGGACGGGCGTGATCGACGAGGAGTTCACTGTGGCCAGGCTATACATTAGCAAGATGAAGTCGGAAGTGAAGACAATGGTGAAGCGCTGCAAGCAGCTGGAAAGCGCCCAGACTGAGAGCAACAAGAAGATGGAAGAAAATGAGAAGGAGTTAGCAGCATGTCAGCTTCGTATCTCTCAA catGAAGCCAAAATCAAGTCACTGACCGAGTACCTTCAGAATGTGGAGCAGAAGAAGAGACAGCTGGAGGAGTCCGTTGACTCCCTCAGTGAAGAACTAGTCCAGCTTCGAGCACAAG AGAAAGTCCATGAGATGGAAAAAGAACACTTGAACAAAGTTCAGACTGCAAATGAAGTTAAG CAAGCTGTCGAACAGCAGATCCAGAGTCACCGAGAAACGCACCAGAAGCAAATCAGTAGTTTGAGAGACGAAGTGGAAGCAAAGGAGAAGCTTATAACTGATCTTCAAGA CCAAAACCAGAAAATGATGCTAGAGCAGGAACGTCTAAGAGTAGAACATGAGAAGTTGAAGGCTACAGATCAGGAAAAGAGCAGAAAACTGCATGAACTTAC GGTTATGCAGGATAGACGAGAACAAGCGAGACAAGACTTGAAGGGTTTGGAAGAGACAGTG gcaaaagaacttcagacctTACACAACCTGCGCAAGCTCTTTGTTCAGGACCTGGCTACCAGAGTTAAGAAG AGTGCCGAGATGGATTCTGACGACACTGGGGGCAGTGCTGCACAAAAGCAGAAGATCTCCTTTCTTGAAAATAATCTTGAACAGCTCACCAAAGTACACAAACAG TTGGTACGAGATAATGCCGATCTTCGCTGTGAGCTGCCCAAGCTAGAGAAGCGACTTAGAGCTACCGCGGAGAGAGTGAAAGCTCTGGAGTCAGCCCTGAAAGAAGCCAAAGAGAATGCGTCTCGTGACCGCAAAAGATACCAGCAAGAAGTTGATCGCATAAAGGAGGCAGTGAGGTCAAAGAATATGGCCAGAAGAGGCCATTCTGCCCAGATTG CTAAACCAATTCGTCCTGGGCAACATCCAGCAGCTTCTCCAACTCATCCAGGCGCAATTCGTGGAGGAGGCACATTTGTTCAGAATAACCAGCCAGTGGCACTGCGAGGCGGAGGAGGCAAACAAGTGTGA